The DNA segment gtaaagggacccctgaccattaggtccaatcgcggacgactctggggttgtggcgctcatctcgctttattggccgaggaagccggtgtacagcttccaggtcatgtggccagcaggactaagccgtttaccttcccgccggagcggtacctatttatctacttgcacttgatgtgctttcgaactgctagattggcaggagcagggaccgagcaacgggagctcaccccgttgtggggattcaaaccgccgaccttctgattggcaagtcctaggccctgtggtttaacccatagcgccacccgcatccctgtaaataaagtagattagccaaagtgctgagttgctgaggtctgtcacgcaagctgcgaagactctgcggatccctaagtgtgcctatgtctgttggcatcggtcgctgtgatgttcgggcagaagaaagcttttgaagctcccgaaccatcggccaggagggagggaacatgccagtcaggtatgtgtctctgccagggttctactcaagagtaggacgagctcctgaccatgccatctgtcatggatgctttagctgagattcccgcatcgcagggggttggactagatgacccttggggtcccctccatCTCTACACTTATATGATCCTATGAGTCCCCTCCCCAGGGCAAAGAAGGGACGGTGCCTGAGAGCCTCACCCCTTGCGATGCCCTATGCACTAAAGCACCCTTTGCCCACCTGGAGAGCGCCGGGGTTGCAAAGGCTGCCCGACAGGAATGCGTAATATTTGTTACAACCATTCGCCCAAGTGCTTCCTGCATTCCTCACACCAGGAAGAGGTGAAATGATAAAGGTTTATAAAATGATACCCGGCGTGGACATTGTTGTAGGCGCCATCTATGCAGGGCCATGggggcccaggcacccacaaattttcagTGAAGGGGCTGGGCAGTCCCCAAAGTTCTACGAGGCAGTGTGCACCCTCTGGAAGGGGGCAAGGCAGTACATCTGGTCATTGtcatgcactttggaactccctgcctcttgacgcCTGATATCAATACCCAACTCCCCCAACTTTTCCTTGGtttctgttcttgggggacagggggcgggtgggtgtcggggactccctggtcctgaatggggcaactgtgcccctgaaggaccaggtgcgcagcctgggagtcattttggactcacagctgtccatggaggtgcaggttaattctgtgtctagggaagctgtctaccagctccatctggatgAGACtctccctgcccgcggactgtctcaccagagtggtgcatgctctggttatctcccgcttggactactgccatgcgctctacgtggggctacctttgaaggtgacccagaaactacaactaattcagaatgcagcagctagactggtgactaagagtggccaccgagaccacataacacctgtcctgagagatctgcattggctccagtacgtttctgagcacaattaaaagtgtttgtgctgacctttcaagccctcaacggcctcaaaggcccagtatatctgaaggagcgtctccacccccattgttctgcccagacactgaggtccagctctgagggccttctggtggttccctccctgcgagaaacccagttacagggaaccaggcagagggccttctcggtggtggcgcctgccctgtggaatgcctaaccaccagatgtcaaagagaacaacaactaccagacttttagaagacatctgacggcagtcctgtttaaggaagcttttaatgtttgatgtattatggtattttaatattttgttgtaagccgtaaatattttgtggggaaagccagccaggtgggcggggtataaataataaattattcttattattattggtttctagatccttgatcatcttggtcaccctcccctTTACGCTCCCCAGCTTGTCAATAGCCTTCTGAATTGGGCCAGAATTGGGTCAGAGCCGGATTTGGGGCAGTGTGACCGTCTCACTTGCAATGGGCTCTGATCTGAGAGGGGGCTCTTGGGGGTGGGGCTGCAGCAATGATGtaaaatggaaggcaagaggcagcagtgggggtgggggctgaatTTTGGTGTCGCAAGGGGTGCCTCTGAAATCCGAAAGCCCCAAATCTGCCACTGACTGGACCCagcactccaggtgtggtctgaccaagacagaatagagtgatactatgacttcccttgatctggacactcgaCTTCTGTgggtgcagcctagaattgcattagctttttctgCCGCCGCATCACGCTGTTGGCTCATTTGAAGCATGCAGGGAAGAAACAGATACACAGAATAATTTCCAACCCCCTGGAAGCTGcctatctgttggaagccgcccagagtggctggggcaatccagacgggataataataataataataataataggctgcAGCCAAGGAACAGGCCCTGCAAGTCCGCTTTTATCTTACCCACGTCTGCTAACCTCTGGTGTTGCTCAGACGGTTCACTCCGATCCGGTCAAGGGGGATTCCAAACCGCCTCTTCGGAATTTCCACAACTTTCCTGCGGAATGAGATGAAATTAATTGGGATATCCCAATGCCCCTTTATTGCATACGCTCCATCCTAACTGCCCCCCaagtggtgctctccagatgtttacagctcccaccagccccagccagacaAGCCCTGCACCAAAACTGTCAGGGGGCTGAGACGACTCTTCTGCAAGGACGTTCTGTGTACAGATGcttataaaattattcatggcCTGGGGGAAGTGAATAGAGAATGGTTTTCTCCCTCATGGTACTTGAACTAGTGAACGTCCAGCGAAGCCGAATGTTGGAAGgtttaaggtaaagtaaagggacccctgaccattaggtccaattctggccgactctggggttgtggcgctcatctcgctttactggccgagggagccggcgtacagcttccgggtcatgtggccagcaggactaagccgcttctggcgaaccagagaagcgcacggaaacgccgtttaccttcccgccggagtggttcctatttatctacttgcactttgacgtgctttcaaactgctaggttggcaggagcagggactgagcaacgggagctcaccccgtcgccaggattcgaactgctgaccttctgatcggcaagtcctaggctctgtggtttaacccacagtgccacccgtgtcctggtTGTTGGAAGGTTTAGGGCAGAGAAAAGAGCATAGCTGAACCCTGGAACTCACTtctgcaggaagcagtgatggccagtaACCTAGAGATCCTTCCTGGCCATgaatttattcttttaaaactattgatggctcctagccagccTGGTTCACCTCGGCCTCTACAGCTGGAAGAAGTGATGATTCTGAATCCCagatgctgaaaaccacaggaggggaagagtgttgctcttgtgttcgaatcctgcttgcaggtttctcattTGGGgccctggttggcccctgtgagaatagGAGGCTAGACGAGATGGGCAGTGGGTCTGATCCACCAGCCTCTTCTTGCGGCCTTATAAGCATTAGAACTAGTGCAATGAGGCCCACCTGGTGCAATGCTAGGATCCAGCGTGTGCAAGACCTCTGTTTCTTTTGCaggaccctaggacttgccgatcagaaggtcggcagttcgaatccccgtgatggggtgagctcccattgctcggtcccagctcctgccaacctagcagttcgaaagcacgtcaaagtgcaagtagataaataggtaccactgcggcgggaaggtaaacggcatttctgctctggttcgccagaagcggcttagtcatgctggccacatgacccggaagctgtatgcctgctccctcagccagtaaagcgagatgagtgccgcaaccccggagttggtcacgactggacctagtggtcaggggtccctttacctttaaaagaacCAGAGTCTCACAAGTGACTATTGGAATTGGAACGCATTTGCCACTGTCGCTTTCAGAGCAAAGCTCATTGGCAGAGCGCTTTCGCTGGGGACGTCCTCCCTCTTGTGGCCATCTCAAGCTACAGCAAGGCTTAATCTTCActttatgcttgtgaaacatggaccacttctaaatgccatctccaactcctcaaaagattccatcaaccgggtctctgaaaatttttacacaacacttgggaagacaggtgaactaatgccagtgtactggaagaagcaaagatcaccattgttgaagcaatgattcttcaacaccaactttgtctccctggtcatgttgtgaggatgcctgatgatcgtcttccaaagcaactactctattccgaacttaaaaatggaaagcgtaatgctggtggtcaacaaaagaggttgaaagactctctcaaggcaaatctaaagaaatgtagtataaacgccaacaattgggaaacactggcctgtgagcgctccagttggagaacagccttgaccaaaggtgtcatgggctttgaagacactcaaactcaggacgcgagggagaaatgtgctaagaggaaggcacgcttggcaaaccctcactgggatcaactcccgcccagaaacctatgtccccactgtggaaggacgtgtggatccagaattggcctccacagtcacttatggactcattgttaagaccatgtttatggaggacaatcttactcggctacgagggatcgcagaAGAAGAACAGCAAGACTCAATCTTGCTTATTGGGGCTGATGAGATCCATAGTtctaaacagctggagggcaccaggttggggaaggccgaTGGAAAGCTTTCTGCTTCCTTTGACAAATCACTACCTCCATTTGTGTTTTGAGTTTGATGCAAATTAATTTACGTACGGTGCAGAAGTGTGCGATGCATATTATTGCAAATTTGTTTTAGCATTGCAAGCCCCCTTCTGCTTGTCCCCTGCCTGGAAGACACGGGTCTGAGCTCCGTCCCACTAgtcccatgcttcctaggcacagTGGCCTTGCCTTTGCACTgcttctcttcccacccactgaaacccgctctttagcgctaaattggaacaaacagcagtcCGCGGAAAAcatgattgccatttgttccgattcaacACTAAACCGTAGGTTTCCTGGGGGGAAGCAGCAGAGCAAATGGAGGTTTGGGTGAGTCCTTCGTTGTACACACATTCTTGCTTACAAAACTGCCAGCATCCATAAGGGAGTGCaatttaagcatgtgcagagttcttcCTGTGCATAGAAAGCAACCTTTGGGTCTCTTCTGCAGTTCCATGACTCTGAGATCCAGTTCTTCCTCACAGCTCACCTCTGCTTGGCTTTCAGGTCCAGGGAACCGGCCGAAAGCCTGTCGAGAGGGGAGCCAAACCCCGAGAAACTCCGCTTCTTTTTTGTTTCAATGACATCATTTTCGAGGGACACCAGCTCATCGAAGAGGAGAAGCTTTGCGACCAAGTCAGCAGCTGGCTTCTCCTGGCCAGACAGGGACAGGCGACCCTCGcccaggggagaggaaggagctgaAGGCTGCTGCAAAGGAGAAAAGAATGATCTTCCAGCTATTATTTATGGATTACTTTAATTATCAATATCATTAACTGagtctacactttggaactccctgcctattgatgtcaGGTAGGTACCTTAACTGTTCTATTTTTGGCATCTGCCAAAAAATGTTCTCTTGCCAACCCCTCTTGTGTTCCTGTACTAATAATCTAGGAACtttcaccattaaaaaaaactaagctaagttttactgcctgtgcagctTTTTCTGAATGCGGTATGTAAAAGCGCATGAACCCAACCTTTGGAATGTTTgtgagtatagtggtacctctagtgAAGGACTTGATTTGTTCTGGGGTGCCATTCACACCCTGAAAAGTCTGTAACTAaagcgccgcttctgcgcacatgCGCGACAcaatagagtgcttctgtgcatgtgcgaagtgCGCAgaatgcttctgcacatgcgtgaagcGCGCAGAACGTTTCTGCAAATGTGTTATGCACGCAgaacacttctgcacatgcacgcgcgccgaaacccggaagtatacacttctgagTTTGCCACATTCGCAAactgaaaagacgcaacatgaacctaacgcaacacgaggtaccactgtaaaccatttttttaacTTACCAGAGGTGTGGTCTTTTTCCTGTACTGGGGAAAGCatgaaactttggaaagaaactgGAACTACAGTCATatcttaggttacagacgcttcaggttgcctttttttgGGTTAAGGACTGCcggaacctggaagtaccggaacgggttacttccaggttttggcggtcgcacatgcgcagaagcaccgaatcgcagcCCATGCGTGCGCAGAtacgccactgtgggttgcgaaagctgcgggttgcgaatgtgcatccctcacagatcacgttcgcaacccaagcatccactgtaccttGCAGgggcacattttaaaggttttagAACCTCTATTTCCACACttgactttgctgcatattttgcgcAGTCATGGgctgtgcttttcttctagggaaAAAAGTGCTGGTACTGCATGCCCTTGAGTAGCCCCAGAAGAAAAAGCACcggattggcctgatccaggaggctcttcttatgttcttacatccTTAACATAACTCTctgccatggactggctggattcgGAGGAGTGCTGCGAGGCACCAGCCGGGGAACCCTCAAGGGAATCCCCAAGTGAAGAGTCAAGGGACAGGTGGTGGGCCAACAATGgatggtcagagagagaagacagggaggaggaggtgttgaaagctgaagaggtaacaggtctaagtgagcaggaagaggctgtggcagagggcagcccagaagcagaggcagaagcggaggctggagaggagcagggacagagggaGCCATGAGGCAGGATGCTGAGGGAGCCAGGGAGGTCCCCCCCTCCTGCTGTAACCAGCTCCCCTCTCCGCTGGTCTCCAAGAACGCgtagagaaatgaaaagagcagaacaGTTGTGCGCAGATGCCGTTTGAGACTGAGTGGGGAAAACCTGGAGTGGAAGAGCTTAGAGAGGGATGGGAAGGCAGGGAGCTTGAGTCCTTGCAACCAtgtcattggggcaagacctactgggaaagtGATTGTAACATACCCCGAGTACCCAAAGAAAATCGACTAAGCCTGAATGCACCCATATCGATATCGGAATAACAAATGGGTATAAATAGaataactatacggacctttgccaacaaaggtccgtatagttaaagctatggttttcccagtagtgatgtatggaagtgagagctggaccataaagaaggctgatcgccgaagaataaatgcttttgaattctggtgctggaggagactcttgagagtcccatggactgcaagaagatcaaacctctccattctgaaggaaatcagccttgagagctcactggaaggacagatcctgaacctgaggctctaagactttggccacctcctgagaagagaagactccctggaaaagaccctgatgttggggaagatggagggcacaaggagaagggggcggcagaggacaagatggctggacagtgttctcgatgctaccagcatgagtctgaccaaactgcgggaggcagtggaagacaggacggcctggtgtgctctggtccagggggtcacgaagaggcggacacgactaaacgactaaacaacaacaacaacataaatagAATGAAGCACTGGGGTCAGatggactttcggcaatttattaTAAAAAGTTCCAGGGTGCACTTATTGAACCGCTTAAGGACACCATGAATTTTGGTGACTGGAGTAATTCCCGCGTCATTTATTACCCTGATCCCAAAGCAAGATGGTGACTTAACAAAGACAAAAAATTACAGACCTATTTCTTTATTGAACTGTGATACTAAAGTATTTGCTACAATTATAGCTAACAGACTAAAAAAGACACTGACTGAGTCATTCCACAGAGACCAAGTCGGGTTCTCACCAGGCTGACAAACGAAGGACAATATAAGAAATGTAATTAACCTAATAGAGTCTTTGGAAGTGAGAAATGAAAAAACAGGCTGCATTAATATTTTTAGATGTGGAGAAAGCCTTGGTCATTTTTGATTAAGGTATTAGAGAAAAAGGACATAGCTAATTCTTTCCTGGCTGGAGTTAAAGTGATCTATATTGATCAATCCGCAAATACTTTAGTAAAAAAAAGGGTTGTGTGGACCTGAGCTGTATTTGGGTTTAGTTGAGCATCGGAGACTTATGACTTCAGTGCTGACCTGGCACCACCTGAGCTTCTGACAACTTTCTCCTCTTCCAGGAATTTGCctgttcctcttttaaagccacttttGTCCTTGCctctagcatagaggaagaaggaggaatgATGGCAGTAAAACTCTTCTTTTGGTCTTTTCAAACTGCTTTTAAGagcatttaaaaagagagacagagatttTAACTCTGACCGCTCGAGGGCGCTTTGAAATAAGAAATCCCAGCCTAGGAGAACGTCTTCAGTGCAGAAATTTGGGCTTGCCAGAAACAATTGGGCCTTTTTTTGAGATCACCACTTACCTCTTGCAATGCCGCTACCTGGAAAGTTGTCCTGGATTGCCACTGGAAGAGGGTGATGGCCAAGACGAGGTACCCAGCCGCTCGCTGGCAACGCAGCATCTGCAAAAGAAAGCAGCGCCACAGTCCTTTGCCCGGTCCAGTCCCACACAGGTGGGTGCCCACTCCAAGCAGGGGGAAGTTCAAGGTGTGTACAGTATTTATTGACTCAGGTATTATCAGCTACACTTGCAcggtgttgcaggaatttatgtataggttgggggggggttgcccctccagcagatatcatgcacacgcagcccactaccaaaaccagcacaatcacttttgtgacttttgtgctttattccccacaaaacacttcatcacagtttcttcctatctattcaaagggcctttgctgcgcGATACCAAATGTCacaattcactgatcaatgtatctctgtactggctcactgggaaaacttcagaaattcatctagacctgtgagctcagctcctcagcagctcctctgcctgagtgataattcctggcctcctgatacctgagtgccagacaggtggccattccagaaataagaaacccagatgaagacaaaagggtgtgatgaacttggctgggaaacagggaaatgtaaagatctcatttgttccacttgatgggtgtttggtggagggcaaggggaaccatggggcagggtccaggatgctcagattactgccaccagacctcccctttcatgatgtaaccatgatgtatgagtgatgtagtttttttggggggtgtaacatgggggtTAGTAGCTAATAGAAGTTTCGGttctcttttgttctgggcttccattttgtttcacctagtggcaggtgggagtcctgtcacgacagtcttcaataaagaccaagcctactggctgctgttttgctcagatattcctggctggtgtccttgttttttttgtccaagggagccctcagatttctcggTTAACAGTGGCAACCATCAAAAGAAGAAAgtgccatattttaaaatgcaatgtcAATAAAATGGAAATTTCTCCTTTTGGGTGGAGGAAGCGGGGAAATAAACTAATAATATGGTAAACCAGAAACGGTAACAGAAGAAGCAGAGATTATAACTTTAGAAAATCCAAGCTGTTTAAAATGCCTGGGTGAATAAAATGGTCTTCAAAGAGACGAGCTTTGCAGAAATtaaagaggagaaaggagaaagcaaCTAAaggttaggaagaactttctggaggTAAGAGACCCcctggaaggtggtgaactctccctCATTGGTGGTGCTTAAgctgaggttgggtggccatctgtcatggatgcttgagctgagatccctgcattgctagatgactcttggagttcccttccaactctacaattcaatgatgaAAATTCCTGGGTGAAGGTCCTGGGATTCTTCAGCAGAGGAAGCCATGGAGAAAGAGGTTTCTCTCTGCTGATAAAAGCTTTAGATaaagtaaatgtaaaggacccctgaccattaggtccagtcgtgaccgactctggggttgtggcgctcatcttgctttattggctgagggagccagcgtacagcttccgggtcatgtggccagcatggctaagccgcttctggcgaaccagagcagcgcacggaaatgccattttccttcccgccggagtggtacctatttatctacttgcactttgatgtgctttcgaactgctaggtggacaggagcagggaccgagcaacgggagctcaccccgttacggggatttgaaccgccaaccttctgatcggcaagccctaggctctgtggtttaacccacagcaccctcTGTAAATCTAGAACCCCACTGctgtgttttaaatgtcacaaaacAACCATACACACTCGGAATATGTTTGTAGATGCTAAGGGTAGCCCAAAACCACCCCTGTAGATTCTCCATCCCATTCAGGGGGTAACAAAATATGGGGAGGGAGGATCTTGGAACTTCTCGGTCCTGGTGTTCTGGCAGAACTCTTTTCGATGGTTATGGCATCCTACAAACTTTGACCAGTGAGCCACGACTGGCATCCCTTTCCTCTGGCCCATGTTGCAGAGGCCGATGGGAACCAGACTCAGGTTGTTCACATACCCACAATGGCTGCTTTCTGCCCCCACAGTTGGGGGCGGCAACGCTTTTGAATTTCAGTTGCTGGAGacagggccggattgaggtttgatgcggccctcagctcctgaaggtcatggggccctttttatgtccagctgtcctttgtccacaacaaatggtcgctgatttttgtgttgaatatatgctagatggttATTTATGGACATcacaggtatctcaagccatttgcaaatCACAAATTATGTGTTTTATCCCAGTAATTGTTgatctgaaatacaattaagaagtataccCCCCGCCCCAAGCATATatcttatacataaatccgacactggctggaaaccagaggagagtgttcctcttgtgcttggatcctactTGTTTCTCACAGGAATCTTTGTCACAGTGAGAACAGGTTCGTAGGTTCATggcgctggaagggacccccgaggaccatctagtccaccccctgcaatgcaggaatctcagctcaagcatccctgacagatggcaacccgacctctgcttaaaaagctccaaggaaggtagagcccaccacctcccgaggaagTCTGTTGAAcggctcttaccgtcagaaaacCTTTAGTCTTAATCTCCCTTTTGGTAATGCAGTACTGGATCTGCCATGGGCctcatcctgcaggctcttctgatgtccttcTTTGCCTTCCTCTACGGCCCCTGGCGATAGGGCAAATCTCAGCAACAGAGTATATCTGCTTTGCACTCCTGTGCcgcagggggggttggactagatgacccttggaggtcccttccaactctacaattctacgattctgtgaatcCCTGACAGATCTCCCAGTGAGGCTGGGAGCTCAGGTAAGTGCAGGCAACACTCAGCGGGTCAGCATgacggtctgactcagtataagacggCGTCTTGTGCCCTTTGAATTTTTATGCAGGTTTCTGCGCCGCCAAACTGAGAAACTGCAGCCTATCGCTGCGCAAGGAACCCACATCCTGATTATCTGCCTACGGAAGTGGGGGCGGGGGACGTAAAAATAAATGGCAAGGTtaaacacacactttcccccccttcacGGCGAAACATCTGCGCTGCTGTTCATTCATCCCAGCGAGCTAAAAATAAGCTCCTGTACGCTAATCAAAATAAACAGAGAGGTCCTGAAGTGCAAAAAGGCATCTTGACTTCAACACAATTCAGGTAACTCTGGGAGTGGAAGAAGTGGGAAAGGTAAACGGCCAAGCTCTGCTTACAGGTTGCCAGGGGTCTTCAGCCTTGCCCTGCAACTAGCTGGTTgcacacacaataataataataataataataataataataataataataataataataatataatttatttctaccctgcccatctggttgggtttccccagccactctgggcagcttccaataaaagattaaaaatgcatgaaaagatcagtcattaaaagcttccctaaacagggctgccttcaggtgtaataataataataataataataataataataataataattgttgaactgtggaactccctgcttcatGAGAGATGGCAGCAATGCTTATGGGTAACAGCTGCTGGAAATCCTGCAAACTATTGTCAGTCTGACCTTGTAGCCTTATAGTCCAGGGTCAGCTGCGCACAAGGTTCAAATCATCCACTGTTAGATCTATATctcactttttctccaaagagcacaAG comes from the Podarcis muralis chromosome 6, rPodMur119.hap1.1, whole genome shotgun sequence genome and includes:
- the OSTN gene encoding osteocrin; translated protein: MLRCQRAAGYLVLAITLFQWQSRTTFQVAALQEQPSAPSSPLGEGRLSLSGQEKPAADLVAKLLLFDELVSLENDVIETKKKRSFSGFGSPLDRLSAGSLDLKAKQRKVVEIPKRRFGIPLDRIGVNRLSNTRGLPALVDALRRTSPTAKGTSASPTATPRDFAIQKQAS